In one Streptomyces venezuelae genomic region, the following are encoded:
- a CDS encoding septum formation initiator family protein: protein MSKKPELRGRAARLARLLPQGPSQAARTPFVLLVVLLLGGGLIALLILNSSLNEGSFQLSELKKETKDLTEEEQELQREVDGYAAPDALQRRAQELGMVPGGDPAFLNPDGTVRGVPGTAARPSSLSYPAPRPQEVASPAASVSVPVTPPASPAAPDPALSSSAAPPPEQPAQTPAQPAETPAAQAPTTPRPTTTSGR, encoded by the coding sequence ATGAGCAAGAAGCCCGAGCTGCGGGGGAGGGCCGCCCGCCTCGCGCGGCTGCTGCCCCAGGGCCCGAGCCAGGCCGCACGGACTCCCTTCGTGCTCCTCGTCGTCCTGCTCCTCGGCGGCGGCCTGATCGCGCTGCTCATCCTGAACTCCTCCCTCAACGAGGGCTCGTTCCAGCTGAGCGAGCTGAAGAAGGAGACCAAGGACCTCACCGAGGAGGAGCAGGAGCTCCAGCGGGAGGTCGACGGCTATGCCGCCCCCGACGCCCTGCAGCGCCGCGCCCAGGAGCTCGGCATGGTCCCCGGCGGCGACCCGGCCTTCCTGAACCCCGACGGCACCGTGCGCGGCGTCCCCGGCACCGCGGCCCGCCCCTCCTCGCTGTCGTACCCCGCGCCCCGCCCGCAGGAGGTCGCGTCCCCCGCCGCCTCCGTCTCCGTCCCGGTCACGCCCCCGGCGTCACCCGCGGCCCCGGACCCGGCCCTCTCGTCCTCCGCCGCACCGCCGCCCGAGCAGCCCGCCCAGACGCCCGCGCAGCCCGCCGAGACGCCTGCTGCCCAGGCCCCCACGACTCCCCGGCCCACGACGACCTCCGGCAGGTGA
- a CDS encoding peptidoglycan D,D-transpeptidase FtsI family protein produces MSDREPPRRRVPGPARPVRPARSGAPRRPAPGGRPAARRPAAKGRTKARTIRLGSPRPRLRMVSLGLTLVMLAFVVRLLQVQAVDASAYAAKAEKNRYFTHTLAAERGRITDRGGVEMAASVDAYDITADPTLFTPKEAKTKDAPEQAAALLAPILGKDTAELTKKLKTPDTRYVLLARRQTPQVWKQIKDLRGALAERAGADPASPNVLAGVLADPSSKRVYPNDELGAGILGWVNSDGKGAGGLEAQLDKQLAGEDGKIRYAQSGGRRVPTAGSTETPAVPGSDVELTIDRDIQWAAQNAISEQVKKSRADRGYVIVQDTRTGEVLAMANAPGFDPNDLSQANGAALGNAALQDAFEPGSTAKVMSMAAVLEEEAATPGTRVTVPNRLHRGDRLFQDDIDHPTWHLTLNGVLAKSSNIGTILATGELGKTQKDVNKVLYKYLREFGLGKESGLDFPGETSGILARPAKWSTSQQFTIPFGQGFSLNAMQAASVYSTIANGGVRIEPTLVRGTKGADGRFTPAPKPKKNRVVSEKTAKTVAQMLESVVDDEEGTGTKARIPGYRVAGKTGTANRVDPETGRYKGYTSSFAGFAPADKPRVTVYCAIQNATKGSYFGGQICGPIYKEVMEFALKTLQVPPTGTGPARLPVTFKP; encoded by the coding sequence GTGTCCGACAGGGAACCCCCGCGGCGCCGGGTGCCAGGACCCGCGAGGCCCGTCAGGCCCGCACGGTCCGGCGCGCCGCGCCGACCGGCACCGGGCGGCCGCCCCGCCGCCCGCCGCCCCGCGGCCAAGGGAAGGACCAAGGCCCGCACCATCCGCCTGGGCAGCCCCCGGCCGCGCCTGCGCATGGTCAGCCTCGGCCTCACGCTGGTGATGCTGGCCTTCGTCGTACGGCTCCTTCAGGTGCAGGCCGTCGACGCGAGCGCGTACGCCGCCAAGGCCGAGAAGAACCGCTACTTCACCCACACCCTCGCCGCCGAGCGCGGGCGCATCACCGACCGCGGCGGCGTCGAGATGGCCGCCAGCGTCGACGCGTACGACATCACGGCGGACCCCACCCTCTTCACGCCGAAGGAGGCCAAGACCAAGGACGCGCCCGAACAGGCGGCCGCGCTCCTGGCCCCCATCCTCGGCAAGGACACCGCCGAGCTCACCAAGAAGCTCAAGACCCCCGACACCCGCTACGTCCTGCTCGCCCGCCGCCAGACCCCGCAGGTGTGGAAGCAGATCAAGGACCTGCGCGGCGCGCTCGCCGAGCGGGCGGGCGCCGACCCGGCCTCCCCGAACGTGCTGGCCGGCGTCCTGGCCGACCCGAGCAGCAAGCGGGTCTACCCGAACGACGAGCTGGGCGCCGGGATACTGGGCTGGGTCAACTCCGACGGCAAGGGCGCGGGCGGCCTGGAGGCGCAGCTCGACAAGCAGCTGGCGGGCGAGGACGGCAAGATCCGCTACGCCCAGTCCGGCGGCCGCCGGGTGCCGACCGCGGGCTCCACGGAGACGCCCGCCGTGCCCGGCTCCGACGTCGAGCTCACCATCGACCGCGACATCCAGTGGGCCGCGCAGAACGCGATCAGCGAGCAGGTCAAGAAGTCCAGGGCCGACCGTGGCTACGTGATAGTGCAGGACACCCGGACCGGCGAGGTCCTGGCCATGGCCAACGCCCCCGGCTTCGACCCGAACGACCTCTCGCAGGCCAACGGCGCGGCCCTCGGCAACGCCGCGCTCCAGGACGCCTTCGAGCCCGGCTCCACCGCCAAGGTCATGTCGATGGCCGCCGTCCTTGAGGAGGAGGCGGCGACGCCCGGTACGCGCGTGACGGTGCCCAACCGGCTGCACCGCGGCGACCGCCTCTTCCAGGACGACATCGACCACCCCACCTGGCACCTGACGCTCAACGGCGTCCTCGCCAAGTCGTCCAACATCGGCACGATCCTCGCCACCGGGGAACTGGGCAAGACGCAGAAGGACGTCAACAAGGTCCTCTACAAGTACCTGCGCGAGTTCGGCCTCGGCAAGGAGTCCGGGCTCGACTTCCCCGGCGAGACGTCCGGCATCCTCGCGCGCCCCGCCAAGTGGTCCACCTCGCAGCAGTTCACGATCCCCTTCGGCCAGGGCTTCTCCCTCAACGCCATGCAGGCCGCCTCCGTCTACTCGACCATCGCCAACGGGGGCGTACGCATCGAACCCACCCTGGTGCGCGGCACGAAGGGCGCGGACGGCCGCTTCACGCCGGCGCCCAAGCCGAAGAAGAACCGGGTCGTCAGTGAGAAGACCGCGAAGACCGTGGCGCAGATGCTGGAGTCCGTCGTCGACGACGAGGAGGGGACCGGCACCAAGGCCCGCATCCCCGGCTACCGCGTCGCGGGCAAGACCGGTACGGCCAACCGGGTCGATCCCGAGACCGGCCGCTACAAGGGCTACACGTCGTCGTTCGCCGGCTTCGCCCCCGCCGACAAGCCGCGCGTGACGGTCTATTGCGCGATCCAGAACGCCACCAAGGGCAGCTACTTCGGCGGCCAGATCTGCGGTCCCATCTACAAGGAGGTCATGGAGTTCGCCCTCAAGACGCTCCAAGTCCCGCCCACCGGAACCGGCCCGGCCCGTCTGCCGGTGACCTTCAAGCCCTGA
- a CDS encoding UDP-N-acetylmuramoyl-L-alanyl-D-glutamate--2,6-diaminopimelate ligase, whose protein sequence is MTTITPDPGNRPPARPSLRSERGTPGTLTAVPHADQSQTTQKGAPVTYPGPPRPDRVSPTSLTDLAGRLGVADPGSAQITGITHDSRAVRPGDIYAALPGARMHGADFVAQAADLGAAAVLTDPTGAERAAATGLPVLVVDDPRAVMGELAATVYGHPGRDLLQIGITGTSGKTTTAYLIEGGLKGVRSTGLIGTVEMRIGDERIKSERTTPEATDLQALFAVMRERGVEAVAMEVSSHALVLGRVDGCVFDVAVFNNLSPEHMEFHSGMEDYFQAKAQLFTKLRSRVGVVNFDDEYGRRLITESEVPVTTFSAEGHPDADWRAEDVEVGPLDSTFVAVGPKGERINAKSPLAGPFNVANTLAAIVSLAVAGIDPQQAADGVAAVPGVPGRLERIDAGQPYLAVVDYAHKTDAVESVLRALRKVTEGKLHIVLGCGGDRDKTKRMPMGAAAARLADTAVLTSDNPRGEDPLAILATMLAGAADVPAHERGDVAVFEDRAAAIRAAVRRAQPGDTVLVAGKGHEQGQDIAGVVRPFDDRQVLREAIQQTQG, encoded by the coding sequence GTGACAACGATCACCCCCGACCCGGGGAACCGCCCCCCGGCACGCCCCTCACTTCGCTCCGAGAGGGGTACGCCCGGTACGCTCACCGCCGTGCCACACGCTGATCAGTCCCAAACCACCCAGAAGGGCGCTCCCGTGACCTATCCGGGACCGCCGCGGCCGGACCGGGTCTCGCCGACCTCGCTGACCGACCTCGCCGGCCGGCTGGGCGTCGCCGACCCGGGCAGCGCGCAGATCACGGGCATCACGCACGATTCGCGCGCCGTCCGCCCGGGCGACATCTACGCCGCGCTGCCCGGCGCCCGCATGCACGGCGCCGACTTCGTCGCGCAGGCCGCCGACCTCGGCGCCGCCGCGGTGCTCACCGACCCGACGGGTGCCGAGCGCGCGGCCGCCACCGGCCTGCCGGTCCTGGTCGTCGACGACCCGCGCGCCGTCATGGGCGAGCTCGCCGCGACGGTCTACGGCCACCCAGGACGCGACCTCCTGCAGATCGGCATCACCGGCACGTCCGGCAAGACCACGACCGCGTACCTCATCGAGGGCGGTCTCAAGGGCGTGCGCTCGACGGGGCTCATCGGCACGGTCGAGATGCGCATCGGCGACGAGCGCATCAAGTCGGAGCGGACGACCCCCGAAGCCACCGACCTCCAGGCGCTGTTCGCGGTGATGCGCGAACGCGGCGTCGAGGCGGTCGCCATGGAGGTCTCCAGCCACGCGCTGGTGCTCGGCCGGGTGGACGGCTGCGTCTTCGACGTCGCCGTCTTCAACAACCTCAGCCCGGAGCACATGGAGTTCCACTCCGGCATGGAGGACTACTTCCAGGCCAAGGCGCAGCTGTTCACCAAGCTGCGCTCCCGGGTCGGCGTGGTCAACTTCGACGACGAGTACGGGCGCAGGCTCATCACCGAGTCGGAGGTGCCCGTCACCACCTTCTCCGCCGAGGGCCACCCCGACGCCGACTGGCGTGCCGAGGACGTCGAGGTCGGGCCGCTCGACTCGACGTTCGTCGCCGTCGGACCCAAGGGCGAGCGGATCAACGCCAAGTCGCCGCTCGCGGGCCCCTTCAACGTCGCCAACACCCTCGCCGCGATCGTCTCGCTGGCCGTCGCGGGGATCGACCCCCAGCAGGCCGCCGACGGCGTCGCCGCGGTGCCCGGCGTGCCCGGCCGCCTGGAGCGCATCGACGCGGGCCAGCCCTACCTCGCCGTCGTCGACTACGCGCACAAGACGGACGCCGTCGAATCGGTCCTGCGCGCGCTGCGCAAGGTCACCGAGGGCAAGCTGCACATCGTGCTCGGCTGCGGCGGCGACCGCGACAAGACCAAGCGGATGCCGATGGGCGCGGCCGCGGCCCGCCTCGCCGACACCGCCGTACTGACATCGGACAACCCGCGTGGCGAGGACCCCCTCGCGATCCTCGCCACGATGCTCGCCGGCGCCGCCGACGTGCCGGCCCACGAGCGCGGCGACGTCGCCGTCTTCGAGGACCGGGCCGCCGCCATCCGCGCCGCCGTCCGCCGTGCGCAGCCGGGCGACACCGTCCTGGTCGCGGGCAAGGGCCACGAGCAGGGACAGGACATCGCCGGGGTGGTGCGTCCCTTCGACGACCGCCAGGTGCTTCGCGAAGCTATCCAGCAAACCCAGGGATGA
- a CDS encoding UDP-N-acetylmuramoyl-tripeptide--D-alanyl-D-alanine ligase — protein MIALSLAEIADVVGGQTYDIPDPAVQVTGPVVRDSREVEPGSLFVAFVGERVDGHDYAADVVAAGAVAVLASRPVGVPAVVVDDVQAAIGALARHVVERLGAVTVALTGSVGKTSSKDLLAQVLQRKAPTVYTPGSFNNEIGLPLTALSATDETRFLILEMGARGIGHIRYLTGLTPPKIGLVLNVGTAHIGEFGGREQIAVAKGELVESLPADGAAILNADDPLVRAMASRTKARVLLFGESDDADVRAENVRLTENGQPAFTLHTPSGCSDVTLRLYGEHHVSNALAAAAVAHELGMSVDEIALALSEAGTLSRWRMEVTERPDGVTVVNDAYNANPESMRAALRALVAMGKASQAKGGRTWAVLGHMAELGDEGLAEHDAVGRLAVRLNVSKLVAVGGREASWLQLGAYNEGSWGEESVHVSDAQAAIDLLRSELRAGDVVLVKASRSVGLEKVATALLDDAAVSSEGQVSGR, from the coding sequence GTGATCGCCCTCTCCCTCGCCGAGATCGCAGACGTCGTCGGCGGGCAGACGTACGACATACCGGATCCGGCCGTCCAGGTCACCGGGCCCGTCGTCCGGGACTCCCGTGAGGTGGAGCCCGGCAGCCTCTTCGTCGCCTTCGTCGGCGAGCGCGTCGACGGCCACGACTACGCGGCCGACGTGGTCGCCGCGGGCGCCGTCGCCGTGCTCGCGTCGCGCCCCGTCGGCGTGCCCGCCGTCGTCGTCGACGACGTGCAGGCGGCCATCGGAGCCCTCGCGCGCCACGTCGTGGAGCGGCTCGGCGCCGTCACGGTGGCGCTGACGGGCTCGGTCGGCAAGACCAGCTCCAAGGACCTCCTCGCGCAGGTGCTCCAGCGCAAGGCGCCCACGGTCTACACCCCCGGCTCGTTCAACAACGAGATCGGCCTCCCGCTGACCGCGCTCAGCGCCACCGACGAGACGCGCTTCCTCATCCTGGAGATGGGAGCGCGCGGAATCGGCCACATCCGGTACCTCACCGGACTCACCCCGCCGAAGATCGGGCTCGTCCTGAACGTCGGCACCGCCCACATCGGCGAGTTCGGCGGCCGCGAGCAGATCGCGGTCGCGAAGGGTGAGCTGGTGGAGTCGCTGCCCGCGGACGGGGCCGCGATCCTCAACGCCGACGACCCGCTCGTCCGCGCCATGGCTTCCCGCACGAAGGCCCGCGTCCTCCTCTTCGGGGAGTCCGACGACGCCGACGTACGGGCGGAAAATGTCCGGCTCACAGAGAACGGACAGCCTGCTTTTACGCTGCACACACCCTCCGGGTGCAGCGACGTGACCTTGCGGCTGTACGGTGAGCACCACGTGTCGAACGCGCTTGCCGCGGCCGCCGTCGCCCATGAGCTGGGCATGTCCGTGGACGAGATCGCCCTCGCGCTCTCCGAGGCGGGCACGCTGTCCCGCTGGCGGATGGAGGTCACCGAGCGCCCCGACGGCGTGACGGTCGTCAACGACGCCTACAACGCGAACCCCGAGTCCATGCGAGCCGCCCTGCGCGCGCTCGTGGCCATGGGCAAAGCCTCACAGGCAAAGGGGGGCCGTACGTGGGCGGTGCTCGGCCACATGGCCGAGCTCGGGGACGAGGGGCTCGCCGAGCACGACGCGGTCGGACGCCTTGCCGTCCGGCTCAACGTGAGCAAGCTCGTGGCAGTCGGGGGCAGGGAAGCGTCCTGGCTCCAACTGGGCGCATACAACGAGGGTTCGTGGGGTGAGGAGTCGGTGCACGTGTCCGACGCACAGGCGGCGATCGACCTGCTGCGCAGCGAGCTGCGCGCGGGAGACGTCGTACTGGTGAAGGCGTCCAGATCGGTCGGTCTCGAGAAGGTCGCCACGGCGCTTCTCGACGACGCCGCGGTGTCTTCTGAGGGGCAGGTCTCCGGCCGATGA
- the mraY gene encoding phospho-N-acetylmuramoyl-pentapeptide-transferase, producing the protein MRQILFAGVIGLFLTLVGTPLLIKLLARKGYGQFIRDDGPREHHSKRGTPTMGGIAFILATLIAYFLTKVITGTETTLSGLLVLFLMAGMGLVGFLDDYIKIVKQRSLGLRAKAKMAGQLIVGIGFAVLALNWPDNRNQTPASTKLSFVTDFGWSIGPVLFVVWALFMILAMSNGVNLTDGLDGLATGASVMVFGAYTFIGVWQYQESCANAVTLTNPQACFEVRDPLDLAVVASALMGACFGFLWWNTSPAKIFMGDTGSLALGGALAGLAICSRTELLLALLGGLFVMITMSVVIQVGSFKLTGKRVFRMAPLQHHFELKGWSEVLVVVRFWIIQGMCVIVGLGLFYAGWAAEK; encoded by the coding sequence ATGAGGCAGATCCTCTTCGCGGGTGTGATCGGGCTCTTCCTGACCCTGGTCGGTACCCCGCTGCTGATCAAGCTCCTGGCCCGCAAGGGCTACGGCCAGTTCATCCGGGACGACGGCCCGCGCGAGCACCACAGCAAGCGCGGTACGCCGACCATGGGTGGTATCGCCTTCATCCTGGCCACGCTCATCGCGTACTTCCTCACGAAGGTCATCACCGGCACGGAGACGACGCTCTCCGGGCTGCTGGTGCTCTTCCTGATGGCGGGCATGGGCCTCGTCGGCTTCCTCGACGACTACATCAAGATCGTCAAGCAGCGCTCGCTCGGTCTGCGAGCCAAGGCGAAGATGGCCGGTCAGCTGATCGTCGGCATCGGCTTCGCCGTGCTCGCGCTGAACTGGCCGGACAACCGCAACCAGACCCCGGCCTCCACCAAGCTGTCGTTCGTCACGGACTTCGGCTGGTCGATCGGGCCGGTCCTGTTCGTGGTCTGGGCGCTGTTCATGATCCTCGCGATGTCGAACGGCGTGAACCTCACCGACGGTCTGGACGGCCTCGCCACCGGCGCCTCCGTGATGGTCTTCGGCGCCTACACCTTCATCGGCGTCTGGCAGTACCAGGAGTCCTGCGCCAACGCGGTCACCCTGACCAACCCCCAGGCGTGCTTCGAGGTGAGAGACCCGCTCGACCTCGCGGTGGTCGCCTCCGCGCTCATGGGCGCCTGCTTCGGCTTCCTGTGGTGGAACACCTCGCCCGCCAAGATCTTCATGGGTGACACCGGATCGCTGGCCCTCGGCGGCGCGCTCGCAGGACTCGCGATCTGCTCCCGCACGGAGCTGCTCCTCGCGCTCCTCGGCGGCCTCTTCGTGATGATCACCATGTCGGTCGTCATCCAGGTCGGCTCGTTCAAGCTGACCGGCAAGCGCGTCTTCCGGATGGCGCCGCTCCAGCACCACTTCGAACTCAAGGGGTGGTCCGAGGTCCTTGTGGTGGTCCGCTTCTGGATCATCCAGGGCATGTGCGTGATCGTCGGCCTCGGACTCTTCTACGCGGGATGGGCAGCCGAAAAGTGA